CCTATTCAATCTGATGATCAAATCTTGTATGAATTAGGTTTTACTTTGATTGAAGATGTCTCAACAGGGGAATATAAATCTACTCGTTTTGGTTTTCCAAGTGGGCCTAAAAGTTTAAGCTCTTGCGAAAATTGGGCTGGAATTAATTGCTCAGCAAACCAAGCTTTATTAGACCAAATTAATGCTGAAAAGATACTTGCAGAGGCAAGAGCAAATTGTAACTCTGACTTTAATACATGGTTAGAAACAAACCCAAGTGGGCCTAATCCATCAGATGCAAAAAAGTGGGTAGATCCGAATGGACCATGTACATCTGAGACTTGTTGTAGTGGAGATACATATGCTTTTGAGGGAAGAGAAGTGTATACAGAAGAGGCTTATAACCGAGAATTAGAATTGAAATACGCGCAAGAATGTGCAGCAGAAAAACAAACTCAGATTGATAATAAAGCGACAGGTGCTTTTGATCTTGCTGCATGCGGCGGGACAAGATTTTATTTTTGTGACGGAGTACAAAAAGCTTCTCAGAATGATATACAGGCTTGTGAGGATCTAAAAAAGTCAACTGCATGTCAGCAAGATCTTGATCAAAAACTTAGTGCTCAAGATCCAGATGGTAAATGGACTCCTCCACATTCCCCTGGCCCAGGCGTATGTGCTGATTCTCTTTGGTTATGTAACGGTAAAAAACACATAACTGAAGCTGACTATAAAGCTAATACTGAATGTCAACCTAAAGCTAAAACTCCACCACCCCCACCTACATGCCCTCCAGGATGCGGGAGAAATCCAGCTCCAGGATTTTGTGGAGCTGGCTCATATGGAACCATAAATAACCTTCCTGTTTGTAATGGTTACCCTCCATCATGTCCAAGGTTTGATTGTTATTAATTATGTATAAGATAGACAGAATTAGAGATCTAATAGACGAACATTTCTCTCTTCAATGGTGTAGAAATAATTTAATTATTCCATTAAGTGTAGAACCATCTTTACCTCCTGAAAAACCTGTTCTATTAATTGCTGTTGGAAATATTACTTTTTTAGGGACTATTGGAGAATTTATTAAAAATAAAGCATCAAGATCAGGTTATAAATGTATGTTTGTAGAAAAAGATACATCCCAAATTGAGCATCTACTTGATCAAGCGGCAAAAGAGAGAATATTTAGTAGTGAGGGATTAGAAAGTTTTTCTTTTTCCGATGATGAGTTATTGGATTCTCTTAAAGAAGCCTCAAATAGTAAAGATGAATATGATCAATATAGTTATGAATTTGATGATGAAAATGAAAATGAAGATGAAAGTGAACCTGATTTATCTATAGAAATGCTTGGTAGTAAAATTCAACGCGCAGCAGCACAAATTTTAATTAAATCATGCAGAACAGGTGTTTCTGATATACATATTGAACCTCATAGTACTAATTTTCAAGTCAGACTAAGGAGTGATGGAGTGCTTCAAAAATATATTTCTATGCCTAGAAGTGCTGGACTTAAATTAACAGCCTGTTTAAAAAATATGGCAGGTATGGATATTGCAGAAAGAAGAGCCTCACAAGATGGAAAAATTCGAAGGGTTTTTGAAGGGACTCCCATGCAATTTAGGTGTTCTACTGCTCCAGCCAAATTTGGAGAGAAAACCGTATTAAGGATATTAAATAGCAGTACTGAAATATTAGATTTAGAATCACTTATTTCTAATGAGGAAATTAGAAGTAAATTCAGGACTGTAATAAACCAACCTGATGGAATTATTATTGTTTCAGGACCAACTGGTTCAGGGAAATCAACAACTTTAGCGGCAGCTTTAAGAGAAAAAGATAATGGTGAATTAAATATAGTTACTGCTGAAGATCCTATTGAATATGATTTAGGTGGTGATATTCAACAGTTCCCGGTTATTAAAGCAAAAGGGCAAAATTTCGGTTTTTTATTAAGGACATTTCTTCGCCAGGACCCCGATGTCATTCTTATTGGTGAGACTAGGGACCCAGAAACTGCCGAGTCTTCAATGGATGCTGCTGAAACTGGACATCTTGTCTTTACCACGTTGCATGCAAGAAGTGCTTCTACATCCTTAACAAGGTTATTAGATATGGAGGTACCTCCATATAAATTAACCTCTTCTTTGAAAGCTATATTAGCTCAAAGATTAATCAGGAGGGTTTGTCCTGAATGCAGCACTCAAAAAATAGCTGGTGATTATGAACATAATTATGGAATTAAAAGAGGTCAAACAATTAGGAAGGCAACGGTATTAAATAGTGAAGAAAAAGAAAAAAGAAAAGCTGAAGGAAGCTTATGCTCAAGATGTTCTGGAACTGGTTATAAAGGAAGAATAGGAGTATATGAATTAATGATTCTTAATCGCAAGATTGCTGAAGCAATTAAGGCACGTAAATCAAATGCCGAGATTCAAGATTTAGCTGAACAAGAAGGGATGATAACTTTAAAAGATTATTGCGTTAATTTAATTCAAGATCAACAAACAACTATTTCAGAATTAAAAAAAATATGTAATAGTGAAGAATAATTTTTTTAATTAATCAGATTAATGACAATAGCAAGAAAAATAGTTGAATATGCAATTAATTCTGATTCTTCTGATATTCATTTAGAAGAAAACTCGCCTATAGCGATTAGAAGTAATTCAGATATAAAAATAATTGATAAAGTCCTAGGATCTAATGATATGGATGCTCTTCTTCTTGAAATCTTAGGAGAAGAAAAATTATCTCAATTTAATAAAGATAATGATTTAGATACATCAATCGGACTTGAAGGCTTATCAAGGCTAAGAATAAATGCATATGTTGCGAATGAGAAAAGATGTTTAACCCTAAGATTACTTCCTGACAATCTTCCAAAATGGTCTGACCTAGGATTGCCAGAAGCTTTTATAAACTTATCAAAAAAACATAGAGGCTTAGTTCTTTGCACAGGTCCAACTGGATCTGGAAAGTCCACAAGTCTAGCAGCGTTTATTAATTGTATTTTAGAAACTCAAAAACGACATATACTTACTATTGAAGATCCCATAGAATTTCAATTTTCTTCTACCAAAAATTCTATTATTCATCAGAGGGAAGTTAAAAGAGACACCGATTCATTCGCAACTGCTCTAAGAGCCGCATTAAGAGAAGATCCTGATGTTATTTATATTGGAGAGATGAGAGATCTTGAAACAATTCAATTAGCAATTACGGCTGCTGAAACTGGTCATTTAGTTTTAGGAACTTTGCATACATCTTCAGCGGCAAAAACAGTAGAAAGAATTGTTGATGTTTTCCCTGCTGACCAACAAGAACAAGCGAGATTACAAGTCTCAACTTCTTTGGCTGGTATTATGTCTCAAACATTATGTAAAAATACAAAAGGTAAGAGATCATTAGGTTATGAAATTTTAATCAATACTAATGCGATTTCAAATTTGATTAGAGAAAAAAAGGTTAGTCAAATATACTCCCAACTTCAAACTGGAAGTAATGAGGGGATGAATACCTTAGAGCAATGTTTACAAAGTTTATTAGATCAAAAGCTTATCACTCCTTCAGAAGCTATCTCAAAAGCTTCAAACCCTAAAGCAATAAATATTATTTAATTATGGTAAAGTATTCATACAAATCAAGTCTTATATCACAATCAACTGGAGAAAA
The sequence above is drawn from the Prochlorococcus marinus str. MIT 1013 genome and encodes:
- a CDS encoding type IV pilin protein: MKSQKSKNQSINNSGFTILELSVVVAILSALASISIPIVFDTIKLARIDEAKSILNNALADCFQSIRTGDSLSGLSPSSNVISDKRISSTGYKIKSTDTTCSSFFLTPIQSDDQILYELGFTLIEDVSTGEYKSTRFGFPSGPKSLSSCENWAGINCSANQALLDQINAEKILAEARANCNSDFNTWLETNPSGPNPSDAKKWVDPNGPCTSETCCSGDTYAFEGREVYTEEAYNRELELKYAQECAAEKQTQIDNKATGAFDLAACGGTRFYFCDGVQKASQNDIQACEDLKKSTACQQDLDQKLSAQDPDGKWTPPHSPGPGVCADSLWLCNGKKHITEADYKANTECQPKAKTPPPPPTCPPGCGRNPAPGFCGAGSYGTINNLPVCNGYPPSCPRFDCY
- a CDS encoding GspE/PulE family protein, which codes for MYKIDRIRDLIDEHFSLQWCRNNLIIPLSVEPSLPPEKPVLLIAVGNITFLGTIGEFIKNKASRSGYKCMFVEKDTSQIEHLLDQAAKERIFSSEGLESFSFSDDELLDSLKEASNSKDEYDQYSYEFDDENENEDESEPDLSIEMLGSKIQRAAAQILIKSCRTGVSDIHIEPHSTNFQVRLRSDGVLQKYISMPRSAGLKLTACLKNMAGMDIAERRASQDGKIRRVFEGTPMQFRCSTAPAKFGEKTVLRILNSSTEILDLESLISNEEIRSKFRTVINQPDGIIIVSGPTGSGKSTTLAAALREKDNGELNIVTAEDPIEYDLGGDIQQFPVIKAKGQNFGFLLRTFLRQDPDVILIGETRDPETAESSMDAAETGHLVFTTLHARSASTSLTRLLDMEVPPYKLTSSLKAILAQRLIRRVCPECSTQKIAGDYEHNYGIKRGQTIRKATVLNSEEKEKRKAEGSLCSRCSGTGYKGRIGVYELMILNRKIAEAIKARKSNAEIQDLAEQEGMITLKDYCVNLIQDQQTTISELKKICNSEE
- a CDS encoding type IV pilus twitching motility protein PilT translates to MTIARKIVEYAINSDSSDIHLEENSPIAIRSNSDIKIIDKVLGSNDMDALLLEILGEEKLSQFNKDNDLDTSIGLEGLSRLRINAYVANEKRCLTLRLLPDNLPKWSDLGLPEAFINLSKKHRGLVLCTGPTGSGKSTSLAAFINCILETQKRHILTIEDPIEFQFSSTKNSIIHQREVKRDTDSFATALRAALREDPDVIYIGEMRDLETIQLAITAAETGHLVLGTLHTSSAAKTVERIVDVFPADQQEQARLQVSTSLAGIMSQTLCKNTKGKRSLGYEILINTNAISNLIREKKVSQIYSQLQTGSNEGMNTLEQCLQSLLDQKLITPSEAISKASNPKAINII